A window from Culex pipiens pallens isolate TS chromosome 3, TS_CPP_V2, whole genome shotgun sequence encodes these proteins:
- the LOC120430383 gene encoding protein lingerer-like isoform X5, translating to MSTQVRSGGGGGGRTKSKAGKENKENAGGETDDQKQQQQQLQPKGGKATNNNSDGGTGGDKPQKGGKGTDNNSSGGGGSKGQQDKQHQQQTTTHTIKTKQPTAEQIRIAQITDIKSGMDDPKIQEKIQKLMETTQRSEEDVCCALQECDNDLDRAVIFLLETLPVGAFATTSKKKKNKSQNKEQNESAPGDGDWDNVGGNAGSGSGGGGGMNSNDSKDRRGPRTGGPGGQRLAGGLGGAGGPGGRGGRGSFRDGDRGGDRNGFDRGARGPRGPPRDGRDNGPGRGSYAGGSRGGRGGGPRVGTRGPGPRDQNRGPRMNDHQEIDAWDPVSTPSAANDLTKPEETSAFTDTWGDWDNEEYTGSLSDTKVFTPSTQAAGTTQPAQQQPQQQQAASQLPSTQSQQQSQPQQPQTAAAVVAASQQPVAVVPASVTNPTELSAPPGLEQQILNPPQPKETDLVQQYSTTVVSSTATAAAAASNTVQYPDLHPTPTAAQHLRQALEIPQINPSASLSAEQSQYFNTLSSQNSNLQASVVNSFQPSTVQYPTTYGTTSSYSDQVTGSSQQPPVRRQRARVPPPSKIPSSAVEMPGDSLNNIGYLDVQFGGLDFGTDDSFDSVSAVTDKFSTSSLEQNTSASVQLPSAVQPTVVQQPDVSDYQSKSAASVVNNLQPKSNLTSSLQSTQILPGQSDSLSASQNDSLSSSYSQRNASTVVPSSVSAGVNVNSINSTTSTLEQLTKTDPYSQSTGTNAGSGGYQNVSYSTSSQANKTSSYPSSAAPQGYNNSSYSSTQVSTNTYPASSNNYSSYNQSGVNSYQQPSSNVSSSVVPNNNSSSSVGVSTVNQSSPNLPVNNNNVSNNSSNTNTGYLSSQYPVSQTSSAFPSQQSYQNSSQNVYGNSGLNSNTGYSGSTSTSSGQYSNFSSSKLKDTPVSTQFESFLSSVASSTAVSNQQNQNSANNNNSNSVSSSSSLPNNNSSVVSTTTKSGSGGAGSGSGTGTGGVVPNIPMVSPYIQPGVPFYQQPVYSYEELQMIQQRMSHVPGYYDMNYQTPTSLGAAGVRDANLGSVAYSTMSDGRFTRTDNNSSPQQMATNATSGGQFQKPAYNSGYGTSGYDTLSQTGGQDYNKNPYPSSGGVGQQSKGQTVSNPQSAGGSGSDIAPSMYGKSHVALNKVNSYEKQSFHSGTPPPYNIAGTQTAGATSGQPYGQHLYIPTIPTHHNINMHQAMHQMDNRSFNSGSGVMRDSNSSGQRPQSNSQGKTATKQGYSPSTYWTAQN from the exons ATGAGCACACAGGTCCGTTCcggaggtggtggtggtggccgcACCAAGTCCAAGGCCGGCAAGGAGAACAAAGAGAATGCCGGCGGTGAAACCGACgaccagaagcagcagcagcaacagttgCAGCCGAAGGGCGGTAAGGCCACCAACAACAACTCGGATGGCGGCACCGGTGGCGACAAGCCACAGAAGGGCGGCAAGGGCACAGATAACAACAGCAGCGGCGGCGGTGGCTCCAAAGGACAGCAGGACaagcagcaccagcagcagacGACCACACACACCATCAAGACAAAGCAGCCGACGGCCGAACAGATTCGCATTGCTCAAATCACAGACATCAAAAGCGGCATGGACGATCCGAAGATCCAGGAGAAGATCCAGAAGCTGATGGAGACAACGCAACGTTCGGAGGAGGATGTTTGCTGCGCCTTGCAGGAGTGTGACAACGATCTGGACCGAGCGGTCATCTTTCTGCTCGAGACACTTCCGGTCGGGGCGTTTGCCACAACGTCcaaaaagaagaagaataaATCGCAGAACAAGGAGCAGAACGAGTCCGCTCCGGGTGATGGCGATTGGGACAATGTTGGAGGCAACGCTGGCTCAGGTTCCGGCGGTGGTGGCGGTATGAACTCGAACGATTCGAAGGATCGCCGTGGCCCCCGTACGGGTGGACCCGGAGGTCAGCGTCTCGCCGGAGGTCTTGGTGGTGCGGGCGGTCCTGGTGGTCGTGGAGGTCGTGGCAGTTTCCGTGATGGAGATCGTGGCGGTGATCGTAACGGTTTCGATCGGGGCGCACGTGGCCCGCGTGGTCCTCCGCGGGATGGTCGCGACAATGGTCCGGGACGTGGCAGTTACGCTGGTGGTTCGCGAGGTGGACGCGGTGGAGGTCCTCGGGTCGGAACTCGTGGTCCCGGTCCGCGGGATCAAAACCGGGGACCACGAATGAACGACCACCAGGAGATCGACGCTTGGGATCCGGTGTCGACGCCTAGTGCCGCCAATGATCTCACCAAGCCGGAGGAAACGTCTGCATTCACCGACACCTGGGGAGACTGGGACAACGAGGAGTACACCGGGTCGTTGTCGGATACCAAAGTTTTCACGCCGAGTACGCAGGCGGCCGGTACGACGCAGCCAGCGCAGCAGCAGCCGCAACAGCAGCAGGCAGCCTCCCAGCTGCCGTCTACGCAATCTCAGCAGCAGTCGCAGCCGCAGCAGCCTCAGACGGCGGCAGCAGTCGTGGCCGCCTCGCAGCAGCCTGTCGCGGTCGTTCCGGCTTCGGTGACGAATCCTACGGAACTGTCTGCCCCACCGGGTTTGGAACAGCAAATTCTGAACCCACCCCAGCCGAAAGAGACTGATCTGGTGCAACAGTACAGCACCACCGTCGTGTCCAGCACGGCGACGGCGGCAGCTGCTGCCAGCAACACGGTTCAGTATCCGGATCTCCACCCGACGCCAACTGCGGCGCAACATCTGCGACAGGCGCTGGAGATTCCGCAGATCAACCCGTCGGCGTCGCTCTCCGCGGAACAATCACAGTATTTCAATACACTATCTTCGCAGAATTCCAATCTCCAGGCGAGTGTTGTCAACTCGTTCCAACCGAGCACCGTGCAATATCCCACCACGTACGGTACGACCAGCAGCTACAGTGACCAGGTTACAGGTTCCTCCCAGCAGCCTCCGGTTCGACGGCAGCGAGCGCGAGTTCCACCGCCGTCGAAGATTCCGTCAAGTGCCGTCGAGATGCCCGGGGACAGCCTCAACAACATTGGCTATCTGGACGTGCAGTTCGGTGGTCTCGACTTCGGCACGGACGATTCGTTCGACAGCGTGTCGGCCGTTACGGACAAGTTCAGCACCAGCAGTTTGGAGCAGAACACGTCCGCGTCGGTGCAGCTTCCGTCGGCGGTCCAACCCACCGTCGTCCAGCAGCCGGATGTCAGCGACTACCAGAGCAAGTCCGCGGCCAGCGTCGTCAACAACCTGCAGCCCAAGTCCAATCTCACCAGCAGCTTACAGAGCACGCAGATTTTGCCCGGTCAAAGCGATTCGCTGTCGGCGTCCCAGAACGACAGCCTGTCCAGCAGTTACTCGCAGCGTAACGCCTCCACCGTTGTTCCTTCGTCCGTGAGTGCTGGGGTGAACGTCAACTCCATCAACAGCACCACGTCAA CGCTCGAACAACTCACCAAGACTGATCCCTATAGTCAGTCCACCGGAACGAACGCCGGTTCTGGCGGATATCAAAACGTCTCGTACTCCACCTCGTCGCAGGCGAACAAAACATCCTCGTATCCATCGTCGGCTGCGCCGCAAGGATACAACAACTCCAGCTATTCTAGCACACAG GTGTCCACCAACACGTATCCCGCGTCGTCCAACAACTACAGCTCGTACAACCAGAGCGGCGTCAACTCGTACCAGCAGCCCAGCAGCAACGTGTCGAGCAGTGTCGTGCCCAACAACAACTCGAGCAGTTCGGTGGGTGTGTCCACGGTGAACCAGTCCAGCCCGAACCTGCCcgtcaacaacaacaatgttAGCAATAACAG TTCGAACACCAACACCGGCTACCTGTCGAGCCAGTACCCGGTCAGTCAGACGTCGTCGGCCTTCCCGTCGCAGCAGAGCTACCAGAACAGCTCGCAGAACGTGTACGGAAACTCGGGACTCAACAGTAATACCGG CTATTCTGGCAGTACGAGCACCTCCTCCGGACAGTACAGTAACTTTAGCAGTTCGAAGCTAAAGGACACGCCCGTGTCGACGCAGTTTGAGAG CTTTCTTTCCAGTGTGGCCTCTAGCACGGCGGTTTCCAACCAGCAGAACCAGAACAgcgccaacaacaacaacagcaacagcgtGTCGAGTTCGTCGTCGTTGCCCAACAACAACAGCTCCGTAGTATCCACGACAA CTAAATCGGGCAGTGGCGGAGCGGGTAGTGGTAGTGGCACCGGAACCGGTGGTGTTGTGCCCAACATACCGATGGTCAGCCCGTACATTCAGCCGGGCGTGCCGTTCTACCAGCAGCCCGTTTACTCTTACGAAGAGCTGCAAATGATTCAGCAGCGTATGTCACATGTGCCTGGATACTACGATATGAACTACCAAACGCCGACGAGTCTCGGTGCGGCCGGTGTGCGCGACGCTAACCTCGGTTCCGTCGCGTACTCGACCATGTCCGATGGTCGGTTCACTCGGACCGACAACAACTCGTCTCCT CAACAAATGGCGACGAATGCGACGTCGGGAGGACAGTTCCAGAAACCGGCGTACAACAGTGGCTACGGAACAAGTGGATATGACACGCTGAGCCAAACCGGCGGCCAGGATTACAACAAAAACCCGTACCCGTCGTCGGGCGGCGTTGGCCAACAGTCCAAGGGACAGACTGTCTCCAATCCACAATCGGCGGGAGGAAGTGGCTCTGATATTGCGCCCTCGATGTATGGCAAAAGCCATGTTGCGCTAAATAAAGTCAAT TCGTACGAGAAACAATCGTTTCACTCTGGCACACCGCCCCCCTACAACATAGCCGGAACACAGACTGCGGGTGCGACGTCCGGCCAGCCCTACGGACAGCATCTCTATATTCCGACGATACCGACGCACCACAACATCAACATGCATCAGGCAATGCATCAG ATGGACAATAGAAGTTTTAATAGTGGTAGTGGTGTGATGAGG GATTCCAACAGCAGTGGTCAAAGACCACAATCGAACAGTCAGGGCAAGACTGCAACTAAGCAAGGCTATTCACCGTCTACTTATTGGACTGCGCAGAACTAA